The Skermanella pratensis genome has a window encoding:
- a CDS encoding GFA family protein translates to MTDAIHEGGCLCGAVRYRATGAPNDTNICYCTQCQKQTGAPLPAFASFPLDRFEMVRGEVGAYRASDFATREFCPHCGSALFWRRDGADYVSISLGGFDDPSDFPPPKYEIWTAHRIKWLDNIPGVDSYPGDN, encoded by the coding sequence ATGACCGATGCCATCCACGAGGGCGGATGCCTGTGCGGCGCCGTCCGCTACCGGGCGACCGGCGCCCCCAACGACACCAATATCTGCTACTGCACCCAGTGCCAGAAACAGACCGGCGCGCCGCTGCCGGCCTTCGCCAGCTTCCCGCTCGACCGCTTCGAGATGGTCCGGGGCGAAGTGGGCGCCTACCGGGCGTCCGACTTCGCGACCCGCGAATTCTGCCCGCACTGCGGGTCGGCCCTGTTCTGGCGGCGCGACGGCGCCGACTATGTCTCGATCTCCCTGGGCGGGTTCGACGACCCATCCGACTTCCCGCCGCCGAAATACGAGATCTGGACCGCCCACCGGATCAAGTGGCTGGACAACATTCCCGGCGTCGACAGCTATCCGGGCGACAATTGA
- a CDS encoding pyridoxal phosphate-dependent aminotransferase: MTTGPDIRPAITALPNSLIGVVANHGRGRDGLIPLWFGEGDVPTPGFVMDAAYQAMRDGHVFYTWQRGLPELRESLSGYHRRTYGADVATDRITVTGSGMSAIALSMQILIDEGDEVVVVSPVWPNVFASIRIMGGVVRQVPLALESGKWTLDLDRLFDACGPRTRMIFVNSPCNPTGWTIGTEDQRRIMEFARKRGLWVMADEVYSRLVFDGGMDGSGRAPSFLDVSEPEDKLLVINSFSKNWAMTGWRLGWVVAPAAMGPVYEKMIQFNTSGVAGFVQKAGLAALEQGEPFLEEMVERCRTGRDIVCSALETLPRVRVQRPDAAFYAFFSVEGAGDSLELAKRIVDEALVGLAPGAAFGDGGEGYLRLCFASSPECLAQAMERLVPILR; the protein is encoded by the coding sequence ATGACCACCGGTCCCGACATCCGTCCCGCGATCACGGCACTGCCCAACAGCCTCATCGGCGTGGTCGCCAACCATGGCAGGGGCCGCGACGGATTGATCCCGCTGTGGTTCGGCGAAGGCGACGTGCCGACGCCGGGCTTCGTCATGGACGCGGCGTACCAGGCGATGCGCGACGGCCATGTCTTCTACACTTGGCAGCGCGGCCTGCCGGAACTGCGGGAATCCCTGTCGGGCTATCACCGGCGGACATACGGTGCCGATGTCGCGACCGACCGGATCACCGTGACCGGCTCGGGCATGTCGGCCATCGCCCTGTCGATGCAGATCCTGATCGACGAGGGCGACGAGGTGGTCGTGGTCTCCCCCGTGTGGCCCAACGTGTTCGCCAGCATCAGGATCATGGGCGGCGTGGTGCGTCAGGTGCCGCTGGCGCTGGAGAGCGGGAAATGGACGCTGGACCTGGACCGGCTGTTCGACGCCTGCGGCCCGCGCACCCGGATGATCTTCGTCAACTCGCCCTGCAACCCGACCGGCTGGACCATCGGGACCGAGGACCAGCGGCGCATCATGGAGTTCGCCCGCAAGCGCGGGCTGTGGGTCATGGCGGACGAGGTCTATTCCCGCCTGGTGTTCGACGGCGGCATGGACGGCAGCGGCCGCGCGCCCTCCTTCCTCGACGTCTCGGAGCCGGAGGACAAGCTGCTGGTCATCAACAGCTTCTCCAAGAACTGGGCCATGACGGGCTGGCGGCTGGGCTGGGTCGTCGCTCCGGCGGCGATGGGGCCGGTCTACGAGAAGATGATCCAGTTCAACACCTCGGGCGTCGCCGGCTTCGTCCAGAAGGCGGGCCTGGCGGCCCTGGAGCAGGGCGAGCCGTTCCTGGAGGAGATGGTCGAGCGCTGCCGGACCGGCCGCGACATCGTGTGCTCGGCTCTGGAGACCCTGCCGCGGGTGCGGGTCCAGCGTCCCGACGCGGCCTTCTACGCCTTCTTCTCGGTCGAAGGCGCCGGCGACAGCCTTGAACTGGCGAAGCGCATCGTGGACGAGGCGCTGGTCGGGCTGGCGCCGGGTGCCGCCTTCGGCGACGGCGGCGAGGGCTACCTGCGGCTCTGCTTCGCCAGCTCGCCGGAATGCCTCGCCCAGGCGATGGAACGTCTCGTCCCGATACTTCGGTAA
- a CDS encoding DUF1127 domain-containing protein, which translates to MQRLTDTLKTWKYRIVSRRELMDLDAHMLRDIGLTDLEAQSEASKPFWRA; encoded by the coding sequence ATGCAGCGGTTGACCGACACCCTGAAGACTTGGAAGTACCGCATCGTCAGCCGTCGTGAACTGATGGACCTGGATGCCCACATGCTGCGCGACATCGGCCTGACCGACCTGGAAGCGCAGTCGGAAGCCTCGAAGCCGTTCTGGCGCGCCTGA
- a CDS encoding gamma-butyrobetaine hydroxylase-like domain-containing protein, giving the protein MTPASGESFATDPFGTQHWPVEVRLKKAEKRLEIEFDDGRRFSLPAELLRVESPSAEVQGHAPSQKQIVSGRRHVGIMGLEPVGNYAIRIQFDDMHDSGIFSWKYLYELGEHQDELWADYLRELEKRGLKRDPQ; this is encoded by the coding sequence ATGACGCCCGCCTCCGGCGAGTCCTTCGCCACCGATCCGTTCGGCACGCAGCACTGGCCGGTGGAAGTGCGGCTGAAGAAGGCCGAGAAGCGGCTGGAAATCGAGTTCGACGACGGCCGCCGCTTCTCGCTACCCGCCGAGCTGCTGCGGGTCGAGAGCCCGTCGGCGGAGGTCCAGGGCCACGCTCCCAGCCAGAAGCAGATCGTTTCCGGCCGCCGGCATGTCGGAATCATGGGGCTGGAGCCGGTCGGCAACTACGCGATCCGGATCCAGTTCGACGACATGCACGACAGCGGCATCTTCTCCTGGAAGTACCTGTACGAGCTGGGAGAGCACCAGGACGAGCTGTGGGCCGACTATCTCCGGGAACTGGAAAAGCGCGGGCTCAAGCGCGATCCCCAGTAA
- a CDS encoding Trm112 family protein, which translates to MSDTKTGSAAKVDPKLLEILVCPLTKGLLRYDAAAQELISDQAGLAYPIRDGIPIMLVDEARTLDADTAHPTHSHPAGGHSSKTAGH; encoded by the coding sequence GTGAGCGATACCAAAACGGGGTCGGCGGCGAAGGTCGACCCCAAGCTTCTGGAAATCCTGGTCTGCCCGCTGACCAAGGGGCTGCTCCGCTATGACGCTGCGGCGCAGGAACTGATCAGCGACCAGGCGGGGCTGGCCTATCCGATCCGCGACGGCATCCCCATCATGCTGGTGGACGAGGCCCGGACGCTGGATGCCGACACCGCGCATCCCACCCACTCCCATCCGGCCGGCGGCCATTCCTCCAAGACGGCGGGCCACTGA
- a CDS encoding LON peptidase substrate-binding domain-containing protein, producing MSPNPFDPSFDQLPEIISIFPLAGVLLLPRGKLPLNIFEPRYLAMIDDALSGNRIIGIIQPSDPLSRASAPPVYPIGCAGRITSFTETDDGRYLITLTGVSRFEIVRELPIVRGYRRVTASWERFAGDPSEPGPALFDRARLVEGLRTYFKIQGISANWDAIESTPDERLVTSLAMICPFEPSEKQALLECGTLSERASMMIAIIEMAVLDKRDGDTMARH from the coding sequence ATGAGCCCAAACCCGTTCGACCCATCCTTCGACCAACTGCCGGAAATCATTTCGATTTTCCCGCTGGCCGGGGTGCTGCTCCTGCCCCGGGGCAAGTTGCCTCTGAACATCTTCGAGCCCCGCTACCTGGCGATGATCGACGATGCGCTGTCCGGCAACAGGATTATCGGCATAATCCAGCCGTCCGATCCCCTGAGCCGCGCCAGCGCTCCGCCGGTCTATCCGATCGGCTGTGCCGGCCGGATCACCAGCTTCACCGAGACCGACGACGGCCGCTACCTGATCACGCTGACCGGCGTCAGCCGGTTCGAGATCGTGCGCGAGCTGCCGATCGTGCGCGGCTACCGCCGCGTCACGGCCTCGTGGGAGCGGTTCGCCGGCGATCCGAGCGAGCCGGGCCCCGCCCTGTTCGACAGGGCGCGGCTGGTCGAGGGGTTGCGCACGTATTTCAAGATCCAGGGCATTTCGGCCAACTGGGACGCGATCGAATCGACGCCGGACGAACGTCTGGTGACGTCGCTCGCGATGATCTGCCCGTTCGAGCCGTCGGAGAAGCAGGCCCTGCTGGAATGCGGCACTCTGTCCGAACGGGCCAGCATGATGATCGCCATCATCGAAATGGCTGTCCTCGACAAGCGGGACGGCGATACCATGGCCCGGCACTGA